The genomic stretch ACCCACAAGTTTAGCACCAATTTCCCCGGCCAGGATTAACTCTTCTTTCGTATGAGCCTCAACTAACGGCTCCAGTCCGATTTTCAACGCTTCTTCATACAGCTTCATCAACAATGAAAACGATTGCGTGGCGCAAATAAGCAGGATTGCCCCTGCGCCACAATCCTTTGTAATCTTTAAATCATCAACGCACGTAATAAAATCCTTACGTAGTATAGGAAGTTTTGTTAAAGTCGCAATTTGTTCCAGGAGTTCTATGGAGCCGCCAAAGTTCTTTGATTCTGTTACAACCGACAGTGCGGGCGCACCTGCTTCAGCCAGCAGCTTAGCCACTTCCACCGGATCTCTTCCCCGAAGGAGATCGCCCTCTTTGGGGGAAGTGCACTTTATATCGGGAATGACGGGAATAAACCCCGCCTGTTTTCTTGCTCTAATCGAAGCGGAAATTTTCGTATTCATTATTTTGCTCCAAATGAGTTGGACATTTCACGTAACTGATTGAGTTTCTCTGCCGCAGCACCACTGTCTATCAGCTTGTTGGCGAGGACTATGCCTTCCTCAAAGCTG from Bacillota bacterium encodes the following:
- a CDS encoding indole-3-glycerol-phosphate synthase, giving the protein MNTKISASIRARKQAGFIPVIPDIKCTSPKEGDLLRGRDPVEVAKLLAEAGAPALSVVTESKNFGGSIELLEQIATLTKLPILRKDFITCVDDLKITKDCGAGAILLICATQSFSLLMKLYEEALKIGLEPLVEAHTKEELILAGEIGAKLVGINNRNILELERDDGTVSATELLAKYKPNDAILISESSIQTPAQAQAAVRTGADAILVGTAIWQAENMRECYLALSRGMGDYI